The following is a genomic window from Armatimonadota bacterium.
CGGGACAGGCCAGGATGACCCCGTCGGCGTCCACCCTGCCGCCATCTGCCAGGTGGAGCATGTAGCCGCCCGGGCGCCGCTCGATGGTCTCGACCGCGGTCCCCGCCCGCACCGCGACACCGGCCGCCTCGAGCACCTCGACCAGCCGCTCCACCAGGCGGCCCATCCCTGCGCGCAGCGTCATGAACACGGGCAGCCCCGGGCCCGCCGACGCTCCGGGGCGAGCCGGGCGGGAGGCAACGAGCCCGCGGATCAGCGATCCGTAGCGCCGTTCCACCTCGGCCAGGTGCGGGAACGTCGCGCGGAGGCTCAGGCGCTCGACATCCCCGGCATAGATCCCGCCCAGCAGCGGTGAGGCCAGGCGGTCCACCGCCGCCTGCCCCAGGCGCCGGCGGACGAAGACGGCGAGCGACTCGTCGCCGTCGTCGCGGCGGGCCGGCAGGAGCAGGTCGCACCCCATGCGGGCCTTCTCCAGGAGTCCGAAGAGCGTGCTGCGCAGCAGCGGGCCCACGCGCGTCGGCGCGATCAGGGCCAGCCCCTCGGGGAGCGGCTGGAGGCGCCCGCGCCAGAAGACAGCGACGGTGCGCGGCTCGCCGGGCCCGATGAGTTCCGCCTCCAGCCCCAGCGCGCGCGTGAGGTGGAGCGCGTGGGGCTTCGTCGTCAGGAAGGCGTCGGGGCCGGCCTCCAGGAGGAAGCCGTCCCGGCGCACCGTCAAGACCTTGCCGCCCAGGCGCGCGTCCGCCTCCAGGAGGACGACCTCGCCAGCCGTCCGGCCTGTCGAGCTGGATGCCGTCACGAGCGCATGGGCGGCGGCGAGCCCCGTCATGCCGCCGCCGACGACCGCCACCCTCACGGGCGAGGATCCTCCGGCCGCGGCGNNNNNNNNNNNNNNNNNNNNNNNNNNNNNNNNNNNNNNNNNNNNNNNNNNNNNNNNNNNNNNNNNNNNNNNNNNNNNNNNNNNNNNNNNNNNNNNNNNNNGCCGCGGCGTCACCAGGTCGGCCAGCACCGCGATGAAGTCCGGCGCGTCGTTGGGCATGGCCGTGCGCGCCAGGCGCATCCCCAGGCGCTCCGCCTCCGACTGCGCCTCCAGGTCGACGTCGTAGAGCACCTCCAGATGGTCGGCGACGAAGCCGATGGGCGCCACCAGCACCCCGCGGACGTCCCGGCGGCGGAGGTCGGCGAGCGTCGAGCGCAGGTCCGGGCCCAGCCAGGGCTCCGCCGTGCGCCCGGCACTCTGGTAGGCGACAGTCCAGCGCTCCACCCCGGCCAGCGCCGCGGCGAGGCGGGCGCTCTCCTCCACCTGGCGCGGGTAGGGGTCGTCCCAGGCGAGGATGCGCTCCGGCAGCGAGTGCGCCGTGAAGACCACGGTCGCCGGTTCCGGCAGGCCCGCCAGGCCCGCGCGCACCCGCTCGGCCACCACGCGCAGGTAGCCCGGGTGGTCGTGCCACTGCTCGACGTAGACGGCGGTCACGCCCGCCGGCCGCGCCGCCTCGGCCGCCGCCACGTACTGGCCGATGCTCATGCGCGAGTAGTGCGGCGCCAGCACGAGCCCGACCAGGTGCGTGACCTCTTCCGCCGCCAGCGCCTGCACCGCTTCACCGATGAACGGCGCGCTGTGCTTCATCCCCACCCGCACCGGCACCGGATGCCCGCGCCGCCGCAACTCCTCCTCCAGGGCAGCGGCCTGCCGCGCCGTGATCTCCGGGAGCGGCGAGCGCCCGCCGATGGCCCGGTAGCGCTCCACCAGGTCCGCCAGCAGCTCGGGGGAGGGCCGCCTCCCCCCACGGATGTGCGTGTAGTACGCTTCGACGTCGTCCAGGCTCCGGGGCGATCCGTAGGCCATCAGCAGGACGGCCGACTTCACGGCAGGTCCGCCTCGTGCACCGGGTCCACCTCGTGCACCAGGTCCACCAGGCGCTGCAGGTTCTCCACCGGCGTGTGGGGCAGGATGCCGTGGCCCAGGTTGAAGATGTGCCCGGGGCGGCCCCCGGCCGCCTGCAGGATGGCCCGGGCGTGGCGCTCCATCACCTCACGCGGGCCCGCCGCGGCCGCCGGGTCGAGGTTCCCCTGGATACCCCGAGGGCCGATGCGGGCCCAGGCCAGGTCGAGCGGGATGCGCCAGTCCACACCGATCACATCCCCCCCGGCCTCGGCCACCAGCTCGAGCAGGCCGGCTGTCCCCGTCCCGAAGTGGATCAGCGGCACCGGGGGGAGCGCGGCGATGAGGCGGCGCACGTGCGGGAGCACGGCGTCCCGGTAGTCGGCGGGACTGAGCGCGCCCGCCCAGGAGTCGAAGAGCTGCACGGCCTGCGCGCCCGCCGCCACCTGCGCACGGAGGTAGGCCACCGTGGCGTCGGTGAGCCGCTCCATCAGGCGGGCCCACGCCGCAGGCTCGCGGTGCATGAACGCCTTCACGCGCAGGAAGTCGCGCGAGGGTCCCCCTTCGATGAGGTAGGCGGCCAGCGTGAAGGGCGCGCCGGCGAATCCGATCAGGGGGACCGGCGAGGCCTGACGCACCAGCCGCACCGC
Proteins encoded in this region:
- the hemH gene encoding ferrochelatase, which translates into the protein MKSAVLLMAYGSPRSLDDVEAYYTHIRGGRRPSPELLADLVERYRAIGGRSPLPEITARQAAALEEELRRRGHPVPVRVGMKHSAPFIGEAVQALAAEEVTHLVGLVLAPHYSRMSIGQYVAAAEAARPAGVTAVYVEQWHDHPGYLRVVAERVRAGLAGLPEPATVVFTAHSLPERILAWDDPYPRQVEESARLAAALAGVERWTVAYQSAGRTAEPWLGPDLRSTLADLRRRDVRGVLVAPIGFVADHLEVLYDVDLEAQSEAERLGMRLARTAMPNDAPDFIAVLADLVTPR
- the hemE gene encoding uroporphyrinogen decarboxylase translates to MTDRFLRACRREPVDRTPVWFMRQAGRALPEYRAVRQRYGLLEIMRQPELCAEVTLQPVRRLGVDAAILFADIMLPLAGMGVEVELRDGVGPVVAPPLRTPADVDRLRPFEPEEAVGPLLQAVRLVRQASPVPLIGFAGAPFTLAAYLIEGGPSRDFLRVKAFMHREPAAWARLMERLTDATVAYLRAQVAAGAQAVQLFDSWAGALSPADYRDAVLPHVRRLIAALPPVPLIHFGTGTAGLLELVAEAGGDVIGVDWRIPLDLAWARIGPRGIQGNLDPAAAAGPREVMERHARAILQAAGGRPGHIFNLGHGILPHTPVENLQRLVDLVHEVDPVHEADLP
- the hemG gene encoding protoporphyrinogen oxidase gives rise to the protein AAAGGSSPVRVAVVGGGMTGLAAAHALVTASSSTGRTAGEVVLLEADARLGGKVLTVRRDGFLLEAGPDAFLTTKPHALHLTRALGLEAELIGPGEPRTVAVFWRGRLQPLPEGLALIAPTRVGPLLRSTLFGLLEKARMGCDLLLPARRDDGDESLAVFVRRRLGQAAVDRLASPLLGGIYAGDVERLSLRATFPHLAEVERRYGSLIRGLVASRPARPGASAGPGLPVFMTLRAGMGRLVERLVEVLEAAGVAVRAGTAVETIERRPGGYMLHLADGGRVDADGVILACPAYAAARLLARLAPEAARLLDQIRYASTATVSLAFPAMTTTGVVPGGHGFVVARGEGVRITACTCLSAKWPGRAPPGTLLLRAYVGSALDPDVLTMTDDEIVAEVRRDLARTMGLTAGPLFSVVTRWPQAMPQYEVGHLERLAEVDRRLAAVPGLTLAGAGYRGLGLPDCIRQGQEAAHRLFASLG